A DNA window from Cervus elaphus chromosome 17, mCerEla1.1, whole genome shotgun sequence contains the following coding sequences:
- the LOC122673227 gene encoding rho GTPase-activating protein 20-like, producing MNTKRSIFSATLYDKWLDVIDQGNEEEKITATQRLLDQLPRANVVFLRYLFGVLHNIEQHSSSNQMTAYNLSVCITPSILGLLNSGSTAFENFTKKISFIQFLIENCLKIFGEDITSLFGPKSVSCDNSDITDVTDNSEKVADKKTVSKSSVKTWAFWCSSRTREDNQHPPLPPTKPKQLFGAPLEDVCDNDSLPTPILVGLILVFCNPPEEGSSERSSVLFQIYPQMKKSGFV from the exons ATGAACACAAAGA GAAGCATATTTTCAGCCACTCTCTATGATAAATGGCTTGATGTTATTGATCAAGGGaatgaggaggagaaaataactgcGACCCAGAG GCTTCTAGACCAGCTGCCAAGAGCCAATGTAGTTTTTCTGCGATACCTTTTTGGAGTGTTACACAACATTGAGCAACATTCCTCATCCAATCAGATGACAGCTTATAATTTATCAGTGTGTATAACCCCAAGCATTCTTGGTCTGCTTAATTCTGGCAGCACAGCATTCGAAAACTTCACCAAGAAG ATTTCTTTCATACAATTTCTCATTGAAAACTGTCTCAAGATATTTGGAGAAGATATCACGTCTCTCTTTGGACCGAAGTCAGTGAGTTGTGATAACAGTGATATCACTGACGTCACTGATAACAGTGAGAAGGTTGCAG ACAAGAAGACAGTTAGCAAGAGTTCTGTCAAAACCTGGGCCTTTTGGTGTAGCTCCAGGACTCGCGAGGACAACCAACACCCACCTCTACCACCCACAAAGCCAAAACAGCTCTTTGGAGCTCCTCTTGAGGATGTATGTGATAACGACAGCCTGCCCACCCCAATTCTGGTAggtcttattttggttttctgtaacCCTCCTGAGGAGGGGAGTTCTGAGAGATCAAGTGTTCTCTTCCAAATCTACCCCCAAATGAAGAAGTCTGGCTTTGTCTGA